The Leptospira brenneri genomic sequence CTGAAATAGAATTTGTATATTTTGTTCCAAATAACAAGGTTAAGATGGGTTCTGCGAGTAAAATTCCTGGTGAAAGGATGATTGCGATCATTCCACCTAAAAAAACAGATTTTTTGAGAACGGTAGGGAACTCTTCTGTTTCCGCAAGCCTTGCTAGTTTAGGAAAGATAATCGAATTAAAAGTAGCAAGAATGATCACAAATCCACTAAACAACTGCAAGGCGGTTCCGTAGTCTGCAACAATTTCTGGCGGATGGAATTGGTTTAAAAAGAATATTTCCAAACGATCCGATAAGATTGCAAAGATAGAGGCTGCAAACGCCCAAAGATTAAAGAGTAATAGTTTTTTTTCGTTTGTTCGGATTTCTGTAGGTTCAGCCGTAAAAGTGATTTCTTCCTTTCCAAAAAAGAAAAAGAACAAAAACAAAACAAAGATAGGTGCAATACAAAAAATGGAAAGTATATCCATATAAGTAAGTGGATGTGCACTTGATTCAGAAAAATAAATTAAAAGTAAAAGTCGAATAACGTTTGGTAATGGATTCCAAAGTGATAAAGCTTTGTATTTACGGTAAGAAACAAAAAGACTTTCGAAATAAGAAATAAACGAAATGATGATCCCACCGAATAACAAAAGTAATAAAACGAAATAGTTTTCATCGCTGGAAATATAGGCAACAAAACAGACTAAAGATAAAAATATAAAGGAATAAAATTTAATACGTAGAGATGCATTTAGTATTGCACCCGGGTTTTCTTTTTTTTCTGCAATGGGTGAGATGTATTTGATGAGAGCGTTCGGGAGTCCAAACTCTGCTACTGCCAGGACCACAGGCAAAAAACCTAAGAAGTATTGGAGTTTTCCATTTTCCGCTTTGCTTAACAAATTCACGGAATAAATCATAAACACCAAGTTGGTGATGGCAGAGAGAGCCTTAGAACTACTAACAAAGAAAGAGTTTTTGAGAACTCCTTCCTTTAATAGTTCTAATTTTAGAATCTGAAAGATCTTTTTTAATTTTTGCATGTACTAGTTTTGCAAAAACTTTCCTTTTTGGATTTTTTGTAGAACCAAAGGGACAAGGAAAACAAGAGCAAATCCAACAACCAAATAACGGATGTATCGGAGAAACAAATCATCTTTCCAAATTGTTTTTTTGATCACCATTTCAGGAATCACATAAAGTAAAAAGATTACTATGGCTAATACTAACAATCGAACTAGAACGGTATTCCAAAAAATACGGAATTCTTTGGTGCCAAAGGAGAA encodes the following:
- a CDS encoding oligosaccharide flippase family protein → MQKLKKIFQILKLELLKEGVLKNSFFVSSSKALSAITNLVFMIYSVNLLSKAENGKLQYFLGFLPVVLAVAEFGLPNALIKYISPIAEKKENPGAILNASLRIKFYSFIFLSLVCFVAYISSDENYFVLLLLLFGGIIISFISYFESLFVSYRKYKALSLWNPLPNVIRLLLLIYFSESSAHPLTYMDILSIFCIAPIFVLFLFFFFFGKEEITFTAEPTEIRTNEKKLLLFNLWAFAASIFAILSDRLEIFFLNQFHPPEIVADYGTALQLFSGFVIILATFNSIIFPKLARLAETEEFPTVLKKSVFLGGMIAIILSPGILLAEPILTLLFGTKYTNSISVFKILYPNFLLQLVFAPLGTALFALGLPRLLAGLALLRLLFGAIFDYWIIPDWGANGAAISLFLGQIVSWLLLTGYFMAYFRK